Proteins encoded together in one Lathyrus oleraceus cultivar Zhongwan6 chromosome 5, CAAS_Psat_ZW6_1.0, whole genome shotgun sequence window:
- the LOC127078650 gene encoding E3 ubiquitin-protein ligase SIS3, with product MLKVVPTDCSECPICLEEFRVGNKVHGLPCAHNFHVECIDEWLRLNVKCHRCRCSVFPNPDLSAPSNLRPDSERSSASVVTTTSYKRNAYHDLAMAKLKEGNVNAASELFQRAVHITPLMAHKLIQTLKSENIEFVVAPPIFSLQGSLPRIQKQLQNLSGEQK from the exons ATGTTAAAGGTTGTTCCTACGGATTGCAGTGAATGCCCCATCTGCTTAGAAGAGTTCCGTGTTGGGAATAAGGTTCATGGCTTGCCTTGTGCACACAATTTTCATGTTGAATGCATTGACGAGTGGCTCAGGCTGAATGTGAAATGTCATCGTTGCCGTTGCTCAGTGTTTCCAAATCCTGATCTTAGTGCCCCGTCCAATCTCCGTCCAGATTCTGAGCGATCTTCTGCCAGTGTTGTGACAACAACTAGCTAT AAAAGAAATGCTTATCATGATTTGGCAATGGCTAAGCTCAAAGAAGGGAATGTTAATGCTGCTTCAGAGCTATTTCAGAGAGCAGTGCATATTACTCCTCTTATGGCACATAAGCTCATTCAGACTTTGAAATCAGAGAACATTGAGTTTGTTGTAGCTCCACCAATATTCAGTCTACAAGGAAGCCTACCGAGAATCCAAAAGCAGTTGCAAAATTTGAGTGGCGAGCAAAAGTGA